Proteins from a single region of Primulina huaijiensis isolate GDHJ02 unplaced genomic scaffold, ASM1229523v2 scaffold37851, whole genome shotgun sequence:
- the LOC140968837 gene encoding uncharacterized protein isoform X1, which translates to MGSDTTKSVEVCSRLMAALFAISTYFQFDDPDWYFWIPLYMSACVVNLVEISSRIRKLAKIAFWLGGFLFLKVVTEDFLDGIAGFWSLDMRERVVREKFGSGLVICSMFLQLEYSCFPNYPSKLPKYGMPILVGVAYGLSFGFFVFYRAEMRYDLNQSHRL; encoded by the exons ATGGGTTCGGACACTACAAAATCTGTAGAAGTTTGCTCTCGATTAATGGCTGCCCTTTTCGCTATATCGACGTACTTCCAGTTCGACGATCCAG ATTGGTACTTCTGGATCCCTCTGTATATGTCTGCTTGTGTCGTCAACTTGGTAGAGATAAGCTCAAGGATCAGAAAACTGGCAAAGATTGCATTTTGGCTTGGGGGGTTCTTGTTTTTAAAGGTTGTAACGGAAGATTTTCTCGACGGGATTGCTGGATTTTGGTCATTAGACATGAGGGAGAGAGTGGTGAGGGAGAAATTTGGAAGTGGGCTGGTGATTTGTTCCATGTTTCTGCAGTTGGAGTATTCATGCTTCCCAAATTATCCTTCAAAACTCCCAAAATATg GGATGCCAATCTTGGTGGGCGTCGCGTATGGCCTCAGCTTCGGTTTCTTTGTGTTCTACCGCGCCGAAATGAGGTATGACTTGAATCAATCTCATAGACTCTAA
- the LOC140968837 gene encoding uncharacterized protein isoform X2: MGSDTTKSVEVCSRLMAALFAISTYFQFDDPDWYFWIPLYMSACVVNLVEISSRIRKLAKIAFWLGGFLFLKVVTEDFLDGIAGFWSLDMRERVVREKFGSGLVICSMFLQLEYSCFPNYPSKLPKYGMPILVGVAYGLSFGFFVFYRAEMRKMGKDTSN, translated from the exons ATGGGTTCGGACACTACAAAATCTGTAGAAGTTTGCTCTCGATTAATGGCTGCCCTTTTCGCTATATCGACGTACTTCCAGTTCGACGATCCAG ATTGGTACTTCTGGATCCCTCTGTATATGTCTGCTTGTGTCGTCAACTTGGTAGAGATAAGCTCAAGGATCAGAAAACTGGCAAAGATTGCATTTTGGCTTGGGGGGTTCTTGTTTTTAAAGGTTGTAACGGAAGATTTTCTCGACGGGATTGCTGGATTTTGGTCATTAGACATGAGGGAGAGAGTGGTGAGGGAGAAATTTGGAAGTGGGCTGGTGATTTGTTCCATGTTTCTGCAGTTGGAGTATTCATGCTTCCCAAATTATCCTTCAAAACTCCCAAAATATg GGATGCCAATCTTGGTGGGCGTCGCGTATGGCCTCAGCTTCGGTTTCTTTGTGTTCTACCGCGCCGAAATGAG
- the LOC140968837 gene encoding uncharacterized protein isoform X4: protein MGSDTTKSVEVCSRLMAALFAISTYFQFDDPDWYFWIPLYMSACVVNLVEISSRIRKLAKIAFWLGGFLFLKVVTEDFLDGIAGFWSLDMRERVVREKFGSGLVICSMFLQLEYSCFPNYPSKLPKYGMPILVGVAYGLSFGFFVFYRAEMREI from the exons ATGGGTTCGGACACTACAAAATCTGTAGAAGTTTGCTCTCGATTAATGGCTGCCCTTTTCGCTATATCGACGTACTTCCAGTTCGACGATCCAG ATTGGTACTTCTGGATCCCTCTGTATATGTCTGCTTGTGTCGTCAACTTGGTAGAGATAAGCTCAAGGATCAGAAAACTGGCAAAGATTGCATTTTGGCTTGGGGGGTTCTTGTTTTTAAAGGTTGTAACGGAAGATTTTCTCGACGGGATTGCTGGATTTTGGTCATTAGACATGAGGGAGAGAGTGGTGAGGGAGAAATTTGGAAGTGGGCTGGTGATTTGTTCCATGTTTCTGCAGTTGGAGTATTCATGCTTCCCAAATTATCCTTCAAAACTCCCAAAATATg GGATGCCAATCTTGGTGGGCGTCGCGTATGGCCTCAGCTTCGGTTTCTTTGTGTTCTACCGCGCCGAAATGAG
- the LOC140968837 gene encoding uncharacterized protein isoform X3, with translation MGSDTTKSVEVCSRLMAALFAISTYFQFDDPDWYFWIPLYMSACVVNLVEISSRIRKLAKIAFWLGGFLFLKVVTEDFLDGIAGFWSLDMRERVVREKFGSGLVICSMFLQLEYSCFPNYPSKLPKYGMPILVGVAYGLSFGFFVFYRAEMRPFE, from the exons ATGGGTTCGGACACTACAAAATCTGTAGAAGTTTGCTCTCGATTAATGGCTGCCCTTTTCGCTATATCGACGTACTTCCAGTTCGACGATCCAG ATTGGTACTTCTGGATCCCTCTGTATATGTCTGCTTGTGTCGTCAACTTGGTAGAGATAAGCTCAAGGATCAGAAAACTGGCAAAGATTGCATTTTGGCTTGGGGGGTTCTTGTTTTTAAAGGTTGTAACGGAAGATTTTCTCGACGGGATTGCTGGATTTTGGTCATTAGACATGAGGGAGAGAGTGGTGAGGGAGAAATTTGGAAGTGGGCTGGTGATTTGTTCCATGTTTCTGCAGTTGGAGTATTCATGCTTCCCAAATTATCCTTCAAAACTCCCAAAATATg GGATGCCAATCTTGGTGGGCGTCGCGTATGGCCTCAGCTTCGGTTTCTTTGTGTTCTACCGCGCCGAAATGAG